One segment of Desulfonatronum sp. SC1 DNA contains the following:
- the mgtE gene encoding magnesium transporter — protein MKDPQIISTLNEYLEAGNPKALRDFTASLHPADLADSLDELSTKDAAQVLETLFPHHSAEVLGQLDADLQMDIVLRLSDKRLAEIITNMFSDERVDLIQLLPEERRQNVLRLLARAEREDIIRLGAYVEGTAGALMTSDYAVLKPSLTARQALDKLRLEAPDKETIYYTYVIDEERCLIGLVSLRDLIMAPPEKKVEEVMRRDPITVHVADDQEDVAKTMAKYDILAVPVVDEKDALIGIITFDDVHDVIEEEASEDFHRMGSIAEGFGPSASDLSGFKPADLYYLFLKRVPWLLALVFVNIFSGAGIAYFENTIQAVVSLVFFLPLLIGSGGNAGSQSATLMVRALATGEVHMKDWFKLLSREILIALAIGLCMGMAVSMIGIFRVGPDVTMVVAMSMVIIVLMGSLMGMSLPFLLTRFRLDPATASAPLIASLADIFGIMIYFGIATWYLGLQHVG, from the coding sequence ATGAAAGATCCACAAATTATCTCGACGCTGAACGAGTATCTGGAGGCCGGAAATCCCAAGGCGCTCCGGGATTTTACAGCTTCCCTGCATCCGGCCGATCTGGCCGACTCCCTGGATGAGCTGTCCACGAAGGACGCGGCCCAGGTCCTGGAGACCCTCTTTCCGCACCACAGCGCGGAGGTCCTGGGTCAACTGGACGCGGACCTGCAGATGGACATCGTGCTCCGCCTGTCCGACAAGCGGCTGGCGGAAATCATCACGAACATGTTTTCCGACGAACGGGTGGACCTGATCCAGCTCCTCCCCGAAGAACGCCGGCAAAACGTCCTGCGGCTGCTGGCCAGGGCTGAACGCGAGGACATCATCCGTCTGGGGGCCTATGTCGAAGGCACGGCCGGAGCGTTAATGACCTCCGACTACGCGGTGCTCAAGCCGTCCCTCACCGCGAGGCAGGCCTTGGACAAGCTGCGCCTGGAGGCGCCGGACAAGGAGACCATCTACTACACCTACGTCATCGACGAGGAGCGGTGTCTAATCGGCCTGGTCTCACTGCGGGATTTGATCATGGCCCCGCCGGAGAAGAAGGTCGAGGAAGTGATGCGCCGGGATCCGATCACCGTTCATGTCGCCGACGACCAGGAAGACGTAGCTAAAACCATGGCCAAGTACGATATCCTGGCCGTGCCGGTGGTCGACGAGAAGGACGCATTGATCGGAATCATCACCTTTGACGACGTTCACGACGTCATCGAGGAAGAGGCCTCCGAGGACTTCCACCGCATGGGCTCCATCGCCGAAGGCTTCGGTCCGTCGGCCTCGGACCTCAGCGGGTTCAAGCCCGCGGATCTCTACTACCTTTTTTTGAAGCGCGTGCCCTGGCTCTTGGCCCTGGTCTTCGTGAATATTTTTTCCGGGGCCGGCATTGCCTACTTCGAGAACACTATTCAGGCGGTGGTTTCCCTGGTGTTTTTCCTGCCTCTGCTTATCGGCAGCGGCGGCAATGCCGGCTCGCAATCCGCGACGCTGATGGTCCGCGCCCTGGCCACGGGGGAGGTGCATATGAAGGACTGGTTCAAGCTGCTCAGCCGGGAAATCCTCATCGCCTTGGCCATCGGGCTGTGCATGGGCATGGCGGTGTCCATGATCGGGATCTTCCGGGTCGGGCCGGACGTGACCATGGTCGTGGCCATGAGCATGGTCATCATCGTGCTCATGGGCAGCCTGATGGGCATGTCCCTGCCCTTCCTGCTGACGCGCTTCCGGCTGGACCCGGCCACGGCCAGCGCCCCGCTGATCGCTTCCCTGGCCGACATCTTCGGAATCATGATCTACTTCGGAATCGCCACATGGTACCTGGGGCTACAACACGTCGGATAA